The nucleotide window CAGAGCCGCTCGTTCTACGGGTTCACTCTCGATGCGCTCCGCGACGGCACGCACGACATCGGGATCGTCGCCGCGAACTCCGTGGAGGATCGGGCCGGGCGCGTGCGGCACACAGACCATCGCATTCTCGCCGTGATCGACCGTATCCCACGCGTCCGGATAGCCCCAGTCGGCGGCCGCGAACAGCGAGTCATGGTCGACCTCACGTGGCGTTCCACGTCTCTCGGCCTCTCGATAGCTGATGTGTTCATAGGTCGGATCGTCGAAGGCCCACCACGCACCGACCGCTGCGAGCGCGCCGATGAGACCACGCGCGTTGCCCCGCCCCGCGTGGCGATAGCCAGCGGCGTCGATCCGCGCCTCGGCCTCGGCACGCACGAGATGCTCGCGAACCGCCCGGCGTGAGAACGCCACGACGGGCTCCGGGGCCGTCTCGCCCGGAGCGACTACGATCCCGGGGTTCGTCCGCGGATCGTCGGTCTCGGCGAACGCATCGACCGCCTCGCGAGTGATCGAGAGGGCTTCGTCGGTGGCGAGATCGGTGTGCACACAGAGCGCAGCGTTGCCCCGCGTCTTGTGCTCGACGGCGGGGTTCAGTCTGGCGAGCACCAGTCGCTCGACCGTTCCACCGGCCGCACGCACCGCCGCGGCGACCCGCACGGCGAGATACGTCGTACACATCCCTCGCTCGCGCGAATCGCTGTCGTCGAGCCCGATGAGCGTCACACCGGTTCTGGGAAGCCGTCGCTCAACCGCGTTCCGGCTCACATTTCATATATAACTCTTTTGCCGTGGAACAACGAACCGCCCGACGAGACGGTCTTCCGCCGGCACAACCACTATATACGATGCGCTACTTACGTGTGGGTATGTCCCGGTCCGCGCTCGTCGGCAACGTGACGGCCATGCTCGAAGACGCGGGCTTTCTCGTCAGCGAGCGCTGTGCGGTCCGCCCGAAGAGCTTCGACGTGGCTGCACGTCGCGACGACACGGTACTGCTGCTCAAGATCCTCGGCAACATCGACGCCTTCGATGCCCGCACCGGCATCGAGATGCGGCGACTCGGCACGCATCTCGACGCCACGCCGATGGTCATCGGCCTGCGAACCCGCGACGAGGAGCTGAAACCCGGCGTGATGTATCTCCGACACGGCGTGCCGGTCCTGAGCCCCGACACCGCCCTCGACCTGTTCATTGAGGACGTCCCGCCGATGATCTACGCTGCCCCCGGCGGGCTCTACGTCAACATCGACGGCAAGGTGCTCGCCGACGAACGCGAAGAACGCGAATGGAGTCTCGGCCGCCTCGCATCGGAGCTCGGCGTCTCACGACGCACCGTCTCGAAATACGAGGACGGCATGAACGCCTCCGTCGAGGTCGCCGCCAAGATGGAGGACCTGCTCGACGCACCACTCGTCGATCCCGTCGACGTGCTCGACGGTGCCGAAGACCCCGACGACGAGGACGCGACCGACGACGAGACCGACGACGCGCTCGTCGCCGTGCTCACACGGGTCGGCTTCGACGTCCATCCGACGACGCGCGCACCGTTCAAAACCGTCAGCGAGGACGATGGCGACGAGGAGAACGTCCTCACCGGGCACTCGGCGTTCACACAGACCGCCGAGAAGCGCGCCCGCATCATGTCCTCGCTCGGCACCGTCACCCGCACGCGCTCGGTCTACGTCGTCGACGACGCCAGCCGCGACGCCGTCGAGGAAACCGCACTCATCGAACGCGAGGAGATCGACGCCATCGACGATCCCGACGCGCTGCGCGAGCTGATCCGCGAACGCGCCGAGAGCTCCGCCTGAAGCCCGAACCTTTTTACTGCGGAGGGTCGCCTTCGGCGACCCCCGCTTGCAAAAATGTTCATCAAAAACTTCCGCTCACTCGCGCCTGCGGCGCTCGTTCACGGCGAACCGCGCTCGTTCCACTCGCGCGGATGCTGACGCTTTCCGCAAACGCACAGCACCGCCGAAGCCCTCGGCGCGCTCCCTTCGGTCGCGGCACTCGCTTCGCTCGTGCCACACGCCTCGCCCTTCATCCACCAGGAGAGCACCGAACCACAGCCGCCGGCTGCCGCACCGCAACCGTCCGGCGGCCGCCGACCGCTCGCGCCGCCACCGCGGCCGCTCAGTAACGACTTTCAGCCCACCGGTCGAAGACAAAGCATGAACCACGAAGCCTCGCGCGATCTCTACGACCGCGCGCTCTCGGTGCTCCCCGGTGGCGTAAACTCGTCGGTGCGAGCGACCCAGCCCTACCCGGCCTTCATCGAGCGCGGCGACGGCGGCCACGTCGTCGACGCCGACGGGAATCGCTACATCGACTACGTGATGGGCTACGGGCCGCTGCTACTGGGCCACGATCTGCCCGAGTCGGTTCAAGCGGCGATCCAATCGTCGATGAGCGAGGGGCCGATGTACGGCGCGCCGACAGAGATCGAGGTCGAACTCGCCGAGTTCGTCGC belongs to Halococcus qingdaonensis and includes:
- a CDS encoding tRNA(Ile)(2)-agmatinylcytidine synthase → MTLIGLDDSDSRERGMCTTYLAVRVAAAVRAAGGTVERLVLARLNPAVEHKTRGNAALCVHTDLATDEALSITREAVDAFAETDDPRTNPGIVVAPGETAPEPVVAFSRRAVREHLVRAEAEARIDAAGYRHAGRGNARGLIGALAAVGAWWAFDDPTYEHISYREAERRGTPREVDHDSLFAAADWGYPDAWDTVDHGENAMVCVPHAPGPILHGVRGDDPDVVRAVAERIESEPVERAALFVTNQGTDAHLRDGTIATSEDGRSYRLDGRVATPPETRQGGHVFFELDDEGATMACAAFEPTKRFRDRVRALQIGDELTVCGEVSDGTLKLEKFAVRDLVTTERVVPACPDCGRSMESAGRGQGYRCRRCGTSAPGKVEQSIERDLERGWYEVPPCARRHIAKPLVRGGFDAPVHPER
- a CDS encoding transcriptional regulator; translation: MSRSALVGNVTAMLEDAGFLVSERCAVRPKSFDVAARRDDTVLLLKILGNIDAFDARTGIEMRRLGTHLDATPMVIGLRTRDEELKPGVMYLRHGVPVLSPDTALDLFIEDVPPMIYAAPGGLYVNIDGKVLADEREEREWSLGRLASELGVSRRTVSKYEDGMNASVEVAAKMEDLLDAPLVDPVDVLDGAEDPDDEDATDDETDDALVAVLTRVGFDVHPTTRAPFKTVSEDDGDEENVLTGHSAFTQTAEKRARIMSSLGTVTRTRSVYVVDDASRDAVEETALIEREEIDAIDDPDALRELIRERAESSA